DNA from Marinagarivorans cellulosilyticus:
TCTTGGCCTAGTAGGCAGGACAACAAAATTCTCCAAAAAAATTCCGCTACTTCTAAAAACTATTGCGTTCGTACAGATAGGTATTGCGCTATGCCTATTGTTTTCCAGTGGAATGCTAGCTTTATCGGCGTTGTCCTTAAGTGGCATCTCACAAGAAGCGTCAGTGAGTGTGGCAACGTTATCTATGACGCTATTTATGGGAATGTGGTGGTTTTTTATTATCGGAGGGCTCTGGTTTGGATACTGGATAAAAATGGGGACTGTACAGATGGTCCACTTCACTCTCCTCATTATATCGATTCTTGTGATCACGGTACTAAATTTATCTGGGTACCCATAATTAGAGAGAATAAATTATGATATTAAGGCAGACATATTTAGCGATAGCGACAATGGCTATCGTACTTCTGGTGACATTTTCAATTATGAAGTATGTTGATAAGGTATTCATGGAAACATGGCTAGCATTGATATTTATAGTGTGTGTTCCATTTCAGGTGGCGGCTAGCAGTATCCTCGATAGCTATGCCAAAGATAAACCACGTGCGTTCAATATACCACTTAAAAGGTTAGCAGCAATAGCTATTTACTCGTTAATGGCCATCGCTGCTGGTGTTATCAGCTACCTGACAGTCGGCGGTGCTGACTCGATGCCAAAGCCACCTTTAATCAATTACGCGATTGTTACTGTCGTCGTAACATTCTGGTACGTTATCGTGTGGGGATGTTGGCCAATATCAAAACTGAGCAGCCATCCTGCAGTAATATCGCTATCGACAATTATCGTGGCTTTTTTCGTCGGCTATCTTGTGTACTCCTTGCTCTTTAGTTTTGAGTTTATGGCTTCAAGTCCGTTTTATGTCGAGTCATTAGACCCGAAAGGCGCGCTAAATTCATGGAATGCATTGGCCTTTCTAGTGACATCTGTCGCCGTGATTTTTACATTGGTCATGCTTGATTTCTGGCCGCTATCTAAATTTTCAATTGCTGCCAGGCCTATGGCCAGTGGGATCATTAAATCAGCAATTATCCTAATTTCGACAGGTGTTATTTATCACTCCTTTATTAATCTCTTAGGAGTTGACCCCGTCATCTATCTTGTCAATGGCCCTATCTCCTATATTTTTGGTGTGTTCATTCCACTAAATCTTTTTTGCGGGAAGTTATTTAGCAATGTCCTGCAGCCGCTAAAAGGTTTCTTTCTGATTGTGGTAAGTGCGGGCTCGGGATTTTTACTGAATCTGCTGTACTTTTCTCTTTCTGGCGAGCTAATCCCTGCTCATTTAGAAGGAGAGCTATATCAAAGGGAGCTATGGGTGGCCAATGCAATGCTTGCATTTAGTTTTCCACTACTTGTCATTTTAACTGATCATCTAAAGTTTTGGCCTATAAATTTTAAGCAAGGCGACCGCGAAATTAAGTAGCACCGCCAAACATTTGATAAAACCAACGAGTAAAAGCCTGAGTGTTCGCACACCCTCGGGCTTCTTTATGGTAAAGCATCCATAATTCCGTAGAGTATTGCCTATCGAGCCTTTCAAGTTCGAGTAGACCTTTTTCATGTTCGCCTATAAATGATGGAAGTAAAGCTTTGCCTAAGCCGTTTTTAGTGGCGGCTACCATACTCACTATAGACGAAGCTTTGAGAGAAATTTTTGCACTAGGGAAACGTTCGACCATCCAGCGCGCGGGCAATTGAGAGGTATTTGAATAGCCAATCCAGTGGTCGCTACCTTGAGCGCAATCATGCGCAACATAGGTACACCAATCGACATTAAACACCTTTCTGCCAATTAAATGTTCGGGCGGTTCCGGCGTTGACCTGATTGCAATATCGTATTCATAGTTTGAAATATTCTTAAAGTCGTCTGATGTCGTAAGTGATAACTCTATATCGGGAAATTTCTCATAGAATTTATGGATATAGGGGCAAATTAAATAGTTCATGACCGCCTCAGTAGTGGTTATCTTTAGAACACCGCTTGGGCTATCCCGATCACTACCTACACTTCTTTCCCACTGATAAATCATCGATTCAATTTTTTCTGCGGTCTCAATAAGAGACTTTCCATGAGGAGTGGCTGCATACCCCGTTGATGATTTATTAAAAAGCCTGACGCCGGATTCTTCTTCAAGTTTCTTCAAACTTCGTATGACGGTTGCGTGCGTTACATTTAACACTTCAGAGGCTTTAGATGCTGAGCCTTTTCTGTATGTGAATAGCGCGTATCGAAGTAAGTTCCAGTTTATGTTGTGCATAATCTAACATCCTAGTGTGAAAAATTACATATAGTTAAAGCGGTGTAGGGTTAATAAAATTGTAGTTATTGAATCGTTACAATAATTACTCAATAAAATCTTTAATTAATTTTTAAGGGAATTATGATGGTTAAAAAAATTTATATTGTCGGCGACAGATTCAATAAGTTTGCTGACAATGAAAATGTGGTTTCTGTCAGCAAGGTTGAGTCAGATCTATTCAAAGGTTCGCTGAACATCAATGGCGTCGTCTATGAGCTTGGGCAAGGTGTGTCTGCTGAGCGAGTGAGACATATTCTGGTTGAGGTAAAAAAGTACCCAGGTTTGGATAAATATTTTCAATTTAGCGAGATTGAAAAATCATACAAGAATCTAGTTCACAAGTTTAATGTGGCGAACTCGATGATAACAAAGCCTGAAAAGTTATCAGCAAATCGATACCGTACAGACGTTTACATTGACGATCAATGTGATGATATTAAAGATCATATAACAGGTCAACATATTCCTGGGATGGCTCTTTCTGAAGCCTGCCGACAAATGTTCTTGGCGGTTACTGAGCTCTATTACCTAAGATCCCAATTATTTAGCCACTACTTTGTTATTAATACATCTGCGATTGAGTACTACAAGTTTGTATTCCCATTAGATATTTCTATTAATTATATGATAGACGAGTTTGAAAGAAAATCTCATGGGTCGCTTAAGTTTTCAGTGACGATGGAAGTGATACAAGCTGGCAAGGTATGCGCTTTGGTGAAATATGGATTTTCTACCTATGAATCAAAATTCCTTCATGAAAAAGAGTCTGAAGCAGCTATCAAAGCGTTAAGGCAAGATGAGGAAGTATTGCATGCTTAGTATCGTTGAGGCGCCGGTTAGTGGCCGCGTAGCAGCATTTTTTGATGTGGACGACACCCTAATCAATATAAAAACGATGTTTAGCTTTTTGGACTACCTAAAAAGCGACAAAGAATTCGTCAATAATTGCGATTTTGTTCACTATGAGTTGGAGCTGAACAAGCTCATTGCAATAAGGAGCTCCCGAGAAGAAATAAATAAGTTCTATTATAAGGCATTTAAAGGGTTAGATGTCAGTGACCTAAGAAGAAAGGTCGATCATTGGTATGATGAAATAATATCGAAAATAAATATCTTTAATGACTCGGTCGTAAAATATTTAAAATGGCATCAATCGCTTGGTCATGAGGTTGTGTTGGTGTCTGGATCTTGTGAAGCCTTGCTAGCCCCAATTGTTAAACAGCTGAAGGTGACCAAGATGCTAGTTGCCATGCTTGAGGTCAAAAATCATAAATATACGGGTGAACTAATAGGCCCACCTAGTATTGGCATGGGTAAAGCGGCGCGCGTAAAAAAATTCGCCGTCGATCATAAAATATCATTGCAATCGAGCTATGCCTATGGCGATGATGTTTCTGATGCGCCAATGCTGATGTCAGTGGGAAATGCTCGGCTTGTTAACCCCACTCCTCAAATGATCGAGGTATTGAGTAAAAGCGATACCTTCAATAGAAATCAAATTATAAAAACCTAAAGGTGTAAATGTGAATCGATATCAGATTGGACTGTGCGCGCTCCTCTGCAATTTTTCCATAAATTCTGCCGCGGCGGAAAATTGGCGCGATACAAGTCTTTCGTTGCTCTATGGTGAAAACTATGCAGTAGGTCATCCGTATAGAAACGTACAAACCATAGAAGCTGGTGCTGGATACGATGTTGGTGACTATTTCTTTTTTGTAGACAGGATTGATCGTGCCGGTAACGAAGTAACTTACTATGCTGAGCTAACGCCGAGATTAAGCATTAGCCATTTTATGAATCAGGATTCTCATGGAGGGCTAGTAAAAGAAATTTTTATCGCATCAAGATTTGAGTATGCAGACGCAACGGATGAAAAGAATGTCCTGCTGGGGTTTGGCTTGGATCTATCAGTCCCTGGCTTTAACTACCTAAAATTTAATGCCTTTTATAGAAATAACGATCATTATGAGGACAGTGAGCTTTTAATGATGGTTTGGGCTGTGCCGTTTTCCATACTCGGTCAAGACTTTCTGTATGACGGATTCTTTGACTGGTATAGCGCGGCAGAAGGGTTTGCAAGTTCATTCAATATCACGTCACAACTTAAATACCAGATTAAATTGCCTATCAAAAATCGTGTGTACGTTGGAATAGAATACTCCCACTGGAACAACAAATTCGGGATAAAAAGTACGCCAGAATTTAATTCAAATGAGCGAAATGTTAGTGCTTTATTGAAGTTTCATTTTTAAGAGGCTGAGGTCATTATGAAGACAATTACGTTATTTGTATCACTCTGTATATTTTCATCAAGCACGCTTGCCTACAATGATCTATCGGATACTGGTCTATTTGATCATTTTAGTGATCATAACAATCATAACAATCATAACCATCAAAAGCCTACATTCTTTAGAGGTTGGCCGCATCGAGATCGACAGCACGAAAATGTTAGTGCCAAAAGTCATTGGGCGCGCTTTAGGCCTCTATTTGCGAGATATTCTCCTCAATACCCATTGTGGTCAGATGGCACTATAAAGCGTAGATGGATATACCTACCGGGTGGATCAAAAATCGATACTACGGACTCTGATGCTTGGATATTTCCAGTGGGTACTAAACTCTGGAAGGAGTTTTCAGTACGAGAAGGGAGAAAATTAAGAAAGTTGGAAACGAGGCTTCTGGAAAAAGTTGAAGAAGACCAATGGAATATGGAAACCTATATCTGGAATGAGAGGCAAACGCGAGCGACATTAGCACCAGATGAAGGCATTAAAAACGCCTATCCGCTTGGTAACGGTAAATTTTACGATATTCCAAGCAAGCATGATTGCGAGTTCTGCCATAGCAAAGCCGCGCTAGATAATGGCCCTAAAGTGACACCCGTACTCGGTTTCTCAGCGTTA
Protein-coding regions in this window:
- a CDS encoding DUF2165 family protein, which codes for MEFDAFLLSKAMIVGGLGSWLMMAAYNNLADPNTNITLLNKMMTLESIVADGDLGLGLVGRTTKFSKKIPLLLKTIAFVQIGIALCLLFSSGMLALSALSLSGISQEASVSVATLSMTLFMGMWWFFIIGGLWFGYWIKMGTVQMVHFTLLIISILVITVLNLSGYP
- a CDS encoding LysR family transcriptional regulator codes for the protein MHNINWNLLRYALFTYRKGSASKASEVLNVTHATVIRSLKKLEEESGVRLFNKSSTGYAATPHGKSLIETAEKIESMIYQWERSVGSDRDSPSGVLKITTTEAVMNYLICPYIHKFYEKFPDIELSLTTSDDFKNISNYEYDIAIRSTPEPPEHLIGRKVFNVDWCTYVAHDCAQGSDHWIGYSNTSQLPARWMVERFPSAKISLKASSIVSMVAATKNGLGKALLPSFIGEHEKGLLELERLDRQYSTELWMLYHKEARGCANTQAFTRWFYQMFGGAT
- a CDS encoding AfsA-related hotdog domain-containing protein — encoded protein: MMVKKIYIVGDRFNKFADNENVVSVSKVESDLFKGSLNINGVVYELGQGVSAERVRHILVEVKKYPGLDKYFQFSEIEKSYKNLVHKFNVANSMITKPEKLSANRYRTDVYIDDQCDDIKDHITGQHIPGMALSEACRQMFLAVTELYYLRSQLFSHYFVINTSAIEYYKFVFPLDISINYMIDEFERKSHGSLKFSVTMEVIQAGKVCALVKYGFSTYESKFLHEKESEAAIKALRQDEEVLHA
- a CDS encoding HAD family hydrolase; translated protein: MLSIVEAPVSGRVAAFFDVDDTLINIKTMFSFLDYLKSDKEFVNNCDFVHYELELNKLIAIRSSREEINKFYYKAFKGLDVSDLRRKVDHWYDEIISKINIFNDSVVKYLKWHQSLGHEVVLVSGSCEALLAPIVKQLKVTKMLVAMLEVKNHKYTGELIGPPSIGMGKAARVKKFAVDHKISLQSSYAYGDDVSDAPMLMSVGNARLVNPTPQMIEVLSKSDTFNRNQIIKT
- a CDS encoding outer membrane protein OmpK encodes the protein MNRYQIGLCALLCNFSINSAAAENWRDTSLSLLYGENYAVGHPYRNVQTIEAGAGYDVGDYFFFVDRIDRAGNEVTYYAELTPRLSISHFMNQDSHGGLVKEIFIASRFEYADATDEKNVLLGFGLDLSVPGFNYLKFNAFYRNNDHYEDSELLMMVWAVPFSILGQDFLYDGFFDWYSAAEGFASSFNITSQLKYQIKLPIKNRVYVGIEYSHWNNKFGIKSTPEFNSNERNVSALLKFHF